From the Endozoicomonas sp. Mp262 genome, the window TAAAGAGTGCTGTAATTAAAAGTTGGCTGGAAGTGGTGTGTGGTCACCATGGCCAGCCACCTAAAAATAATATACATATTCGATCATTACTGCTTGCTGATGATGAACGATCTGCTGAAGCCTTCGTTCGGGATTTGATAACTTTATTGGAGCCAGATTTTACTCCCCTTGAGAAGATTGATAGAAATGCATTAGCACGGGGTTCATGGCAGCTGGCTGGTATAGCTGTATTAGCGGACTGGCTTGGATCAGATCAAACAGTTTTTCAATATAAGCCTGACCCTATACCTCTGGAAGATTATTGGGAAAAAATCGCGATAAAACAGGCTAAAAAAACGCTGGATAAAGCTGCATTTAAACCTCGTCAGGTAGAGGCATTTACCTCTATTCAACAGCAATTTGATTTTATTGAAACACCTACCCCTCTTCAGGATTTTGCTCAGAAGGTGATGATTGTTAATGAACCACAGCTTTTTATTCTGGAGGATGTAACAGGTGCAGGTAAAACCGAGGCAGCAATGATACTCACTCACCGGTTGATGAGTGTTGGCCTTGCGCAGGGGTTGTATGTAGGGCTTCCGACTATGGCAACTGCCAATGCTATGTATAGCCGGTTAGCGGCAAGCTATCGGTCACTTTATTCCAGTACGGAGCGAGAGCCACCTTCACTGGTGCTCGCTCATGGTGCAAGTCAATTATCTGAGGCCTTTCGGCAATCTGTACAGATTAATGAGCAACCGCAAGATCAGGATTATGATAAAGATGATTATTCGGCCTCAGCTTACTGTAATGCCTGGCTGGCTGATAGCCGAAAAAAAGCGTTATTGGCAGATATTGGGGTAGGTACTATCGATCAGGCTTTGCTGGCAATTTTACCGGCTAAACATCAGTCCTTAAGACTCTTAGGGTTATCGGGCAAGGTATTACTGGTAGATGAAGTTCATGCCTATGACACGTATATGCAGCAGCTACTTTCTGTTTTATTAAAGGCTCATGCGGCACAAGGAGGCAGTGTTATTTTGATGTCCGCGACCTTGCCTAGTGCTCTCAGGAAAAAACTGGTAGATGCTTATGCTTCAGGTCTACATAGTGATGCGTATTCAGTGGCATTAAATGAAACAAGTGCTTACCCATTGGTATCTCATTACCGGCGCATGTCGGGTTTGCTTGAATACCGGGTGGATACCCGGGATAGTGTTCGTCGATCCGTAAAGGTAAAACATATTACCAGTGAAGAAGATGCTATTCAGGTAATAAAGCAGGCAGTAAGAGTTGGCCGCTGTATTTGCTGGGTTCGAAATACTGTTAATGATGCTCTTTCTGTATTTCAAAAGTTAAGTCAGGATCAAACGCTAAAAGACTGTTTGACATTGTTCCATAGTCGATTTGCGATGATAGATCGCCAATCTATAGAATGTGATGTAATTGATCGCTTTGGTAAACGGTCAAAACAGGAGGTGCGTAGGGGGCAAATCCTGATTGCTACTCAAGTTGTGGAGCAAAGCCTGGATCTGGATTTTGATGTAATGATATCAGATTTGGCACCCATTGATTTACTCATTCAGCGAGCAGGGCGGCTACAAAGGCATATCCGTGATAAATCAGGAAATCCTTTGGAAGGTAGTCAAAATGATCTTCGAGATGGGCCCTGTCTTTATCTGCTTTCTCCAGATCCTGAAGCAGTAGAAGATAAAAACTGGCTACGTTATGTGTTACCGGGAACACAGTCTGTCTATAAACATGTAGGCCAGCTCTGGCTAACCAGCAAGCTGCTTCGAGATAAAAAAGGTTTCAGGATGCCTGAAGATGCGCGTTATCTTATTGAGGGAGTTTATGGTGAAGTGGCACAAGACTTGATACCTGCCGTTTTGGAGGAGGTGTCGCAGGAAGCGGAGGCTGAAGAAATCTCCCGGCGTAATATGGGGAATTTTAACCGGCTTCTCATGGAAAAAGGGTATAACCTGGCCAGTGGTGGGAAATGCAGTGGTTGGGATAATGATATCAATATTCCTACTCGCTTATCGGCAAATAGCATAACTGTTGTGTTGGTAAAACCTGATGGGCAGGGTGAATTACAGCCCTATGCAGAAAGGGGTGATCATCCATGGGCGCTGAGTCAGATTAATTTACCGATAGAATTGTGGGAGCAGGCTAAAGAAAAAATTCCAGGTGATTGGGTAATAACAGTAGAGCAATTAAAACAGAGTCAACCATCCGTGAAATGGCTCCCGGTATTTCCCTTGATTGGAGATATAGTGAATAACTATTGTCCAAATAGAGGTTGGTTGCCGGATAAATAACCCCGCGATAGCGGGGAACATTTTTAATGGAATACCACGACGGTTCATTCCCAGAGAGCTGGGGTACAGGCTCCGATAATAATTGCTCTTGTGTGTTTTGAAAAGCAGGTATACTATTCTGTGCCATTAGAATAACACGACTTATTTATAATAAGGTCAATCAGTATGAATAGTATCGAAAGCCAGTGGCTCGATGCTCTCAGGGAAGATGGCAGTCAGCACAAAATAGCTCCCTGGCAAATTGCGGAGCAGGAAAACCCGGTGATAGAACTGGTGGCATCTCGCCCGGATTTTCTAGGAGGCAATTATCAATTTCTCATTGGGTTATTACAAACTGTATTCTCGCCAGAAGATCATGATCAATGGTTGGAGTATTGGGAAACACCACCAACAGCAAAAGAATTAAAAACGGCTCTTCAGCCATTTGCCCCATATTTTGAGCTGATCAATCCAGATGGTCCCGCGTTTTTGCAGGATTTCGACCTGGCAGAAGGTGAAAAAAAGCCTATTGCAGCATTATTAATTGATGCTCCAGGCGGTAAAACGATAAAAGACAATCTAGATCATTTTGTTAAGCGAGATAGCGTAACCGGTTGTTGCGAAGCGTGTGCCGCTACGGCGCTGTTTACTTTGCAAAGCAATGCTCCTTCCGGTGGTGTTGGCCATCGTGTGGGTCTTCGAGGTGGCGGGCCTATGACCACTTTATTGTTACCCCAAACAACCGCACCCTTATGGAGAAAAATCTGGCTGAACATTCTGCCACAGGATCATGCCGAAGGTTATGAAACTGTTGAGCCAGGCTGTACTTCTGTCCTTCCGTGGCTGGCTTCTACACGTTTATCGGATAAAAAGGGGAGGGCAACCT encodes:
- the cas3 gene encoding CRISPR-associated helicase Cas3'; this encodes MKEIPDYYKYWGKAGKSDGQYGDKSYHLLPYHCLDVAAVGYYLLDPNKALSRQLAMSLEVDTGWLQNWFTFCLALHDVGKFCRAFQNLVPGLSEQLVPYEENCELYDSSKARHDSLGFGLWQKILVKRLRDVVPVKSAVIKSWLEVVCGHHGQPPKNNIHIRSLLLADDERSAEAFVRDLITLLEPDFTPLEKIDRNALARGSWQLAGIAVLADWLGSDQTVFQYKPDPIPLEDYWEKIAIKQAKKTLDKAAFKPRQVEAFTSIQQQFDFIETPTPLQDFAQKVMIVNEPQLFILEDVTGAGKTEAAMILTHRLMSVGLAQGLYVGLPTMATANAMYSRLAASYRSLYSSTEREPPSLVLAHGASQLSEAFRQSVQINEQPQDQDYDKDDYSASAYCNAWLADSRKKALLADIGVGTIDQALLAILPAKHQSLRLLGLSGKVLLVDEVHAYDTYMQQLLSVLLKAHAAQGGSVILMSATLPSALRKKLVDAYASGLHSDAYSVALNETSAYPLVSHYRRMSGLLEYRVDTRDSVRRSVKVKHITSEEDAIQVIKQAVRVGRCICWVRNTVNDALSVFQKLSQDQTLKDCLTLFHSRFAMIDRQSIECDVIDRFGKRSKQEVRRGQILIATQVVEQSLDLDFDVMISDLAPIDLLIQRAGRLQRHIRDKSGNPLEGSQNDLRDGPCLYLLSPDPEAVEDKNWLRYVLPGTQSVYKHVGQLWLTSKLLRDKKGFRMPEDARYLIEGVYGEVAQDLIPAVLEEVSQEAEAEEISRRNMGNFNRLLMEKGYNLASGGKCSGWDNDINIPTRLSANSITVVLVKPDGQGELQPYAERGDHPWALSQINLPIELWEQAKEKIPGDWVITVEQLKQSQPSVKWLPVFPLIGDIVNNYCPNRGWLPDK